The Helicobacter mustelae genome has a segment encoding these proteins:
- a CDS encoding agmatine deiminase family protein gives MRRLRAEWECQSAILMAFPHAKSDWKIYLKEARETFLQIMEAILPHQKLLLCIHPSDREGEELVRDRLRDFLRDGKLLIAHIPTNDTWARDFGPISIEEDGRTLTLDFGFNGWGLKFPSNLDNQISSRLKDLGFLQNCITQDLILEGGSIDSDGEGVLLTNTQCLLEKNRNPSYTKEMLDQRLKKDLGLTQIHWLNHGYLAGDDTDSHIDTLARFLNPNTIAYVHCEDAEDEHFLELQKMRQELGALRTKEGLPYKLIPLPLPNIEYDGERLPASYANFLLINDRKLLLPTYGVPELDALAIQALSPYYDVLPMDCSILIRQHGSLHCVTMQLYEDL, from the coding sequence ATGAGGCGACTAAGGGCAGAATGGGAGTGCCAAAGCGCGATTTTGATGGCATTTCCCCATGCAAAGAGTGACTGGAAGATCTATCTCAAAGAAGCGCGCGAGACTTTTTTACAAATCATGGAGGCGATTTTGCCTCATCAAAAGCTCTTGCTTTGCATTCATCCTAGTGATAGGGAGGGAGAGGAGCTGGTGCGGGATAGATTGAGAGATTTTTTAAGGGATGGGAAGCTATTGATTGCGCACATCCCCACCAATGACACATGGGCGCGGGATTTTGGCCCCATTAGCATAGAAGAAGATGGCAGGACTCTGACACTTGATTTTGGCTTCAATGGCTGGGGGCTAAAATTCCCTAGCAATTTGGATAATCAAATTTCCTCTCGTTTAAAGGATTTGGGATTTTTGCAAAATTGCATCACGCAGGATTTAATCTTGGAGGGGGGGAGCATTGATAGCGATGGGGAGGGGGTTTTGCTCACAAATACCCAATGCCTCCTAGAAAAAAATCGCAATCCCTCTTACACCAAAGAAATGCTAGACCAGAGACTAAAAAAAGACCTTGGACTTACACAGATCCACTGGCTTAATCATGGCTATCTAGCAGGGGATGACACAGATAGCCACATCGATACGCTTGCGCGCTTCCTTAATCCCAACACCATTGCCTATGTGCATTGTGAGGATGCGGAGGATGAGCATTTTTTAGAATTACAAAAAATGCGCCAAGAGCTTGGCGCGCTGCGCACCAAAGAAGGCCTACCCTATAAGCTCATCCCGCTGCCACTACCAAATATAGAGTATGATGGAGAGCGCCTGCCAGCAAGTTATGCAAATTTTTTACTCATCAATGATCGTAAGCTTTTACTACCCACTTATGGGGTGCCAGAGCTAGATGCCCTAGCCATCCAGGCACTAAGCCCCTATTATGATGTCTTGCCTATGGATTGCTCTATTTTGATCCGCCAGCATGGCAGCCTGCACTGTGTCACCATGCAGCTTTATGAAGACCTCTAG
- a CDS encoding carbamoyltransferase HypF encodes MAFRIFVFGRVQGVGFRPHVYKLATKLQLKGYVRNEGSYVEILIDRDLERFLEILQSSLPKSARITKILTEPADELSSTPIAAGGVAGLFGDFVKDTAKAESEVATAPINHPRNQSLQEGQNSGDFSILDSRAQNFSLSSPPPQDLALCKSCKKDLFSHQRFSHYALTTCSDCGPRYSILQALPYDREHTSMRDFPLCEDCARDFKDPKNRRFHAQTLSCKQCPIPLQFFAKDITASNTQALAICRESLRSGKILAIKGVGGFALICDARNQKSIASLRERKTRPHKPFALMAKDLAMAKNLAFVDEDEENSLSSKEAPIVLLKKKENPLLSKENLDLIAPGLAHIGIILPYSALHVLLLEGLDFPIIFTSANKSGEPIIHDYETLCQKLGNVVDGVLDYGREIKNPIEDSLVQKIAGKMRILRLARGFAPLHVSIPQLEENSQLLKNSQLRENSQPDSQAESSKSQKNPQVLLGMGAEQKVTVSYREHGEFLISPTIGDLDNPESLRSYEHTLAFLQKLYQLRPTKIISDKHPSYHSYEISANYSAKTSISWEQKLHHLAHFHAIFGDAMLQNPTLLPQEEVLGVIWDGTGLGENLEIWGGEFFLGNLEQSRRWAHFQATAIYGGERAAKEIYKIAYSFAKAYATPKQIAGLKESYAQKYAYFEIFDSSIDRGIYGFFSTSVGRMFDALAALCEICEHNSYNAQAPLWLEALYQREFYGIYAVKIEGGIIDVGGIFAGIFQDLDRGVQRAVIATKFIDTLIEIIFQLAQKSHVKHVLFSGGVFMNKALCEGIVRRFVDSGILLYFHLYLPSNDANISFGQVMC; translated from the coding sequence ATGGCCTTTAGGATTTTTGTTTTTGGCAGGGTGCAGGGGGTGGGATTTCGCCCCCATGTCTATAAGCTCGCAACAAAACTGCAGCTAAAGGGCTATGTAAGGAATGAGGGGAGCTATGTGGAGATCCTCATTGATAGGGATTTGGAGAGATTTTTAGAAATTTTGCAGAGCTCTTTGCCTAAAAGCGCCAGGATTACAAAGATCCTCACAGAGCCAGCTGATGAGTTGAGTTCTACCCCCATTGCTGCTGGGGGCGTGGCTGGTTTATTTGGAGATTTTGTGAAAGATACTGCCAAAGCAGAGTCTGAGGTGGCAACAGCACCTATAAATCACCCCAGGAACCAATCCCTGCAGGAAGGACAAAATTCTGGGGATTTTTCCATTTTGGATTCGCGCGCACAAAATTTTTCCCTCTCATCCCCCCCGCCCCAAGACCTTGCCCTATGCAAATCCTGCAAAAAAGACCTCTTCTCCCATCAGCGCTTTTCTCACTATGCCCTAACCACATGCTCAGACTGCGGCCCTAGATACAGCATCTTACAAGCTCTTCCCTATGATAGAGAGCATACAAGTATGAGGGATTTCCCTCTGTGTGAGGATTGCGCTAGGGATTTTAAGGATCCTAAAAATAGGAGATTTCACGCCCAGACCCTCTCTTGTAAGCAATGCCCAATCCCCCTGCAATTTTTTGCCAAAGACATCACAGCCAGCAATACACAAGCGCTTGCAATCTGCAGGGAATCTCTGCGATCGGGAAAAATTCTTGCCATCAAAGGAGTAGGGGGGTTTGCCCTTATCTGTGATGCTAGAAATCAAAAGAGCATCGCCTCTCTAAGGGAGAGGAAGACCCGCCCCCATAAACCCTTTGCATTGATGGCAAAAGATCTAGCAATGGCAAAGAATCTAGCATTTGTGGATGAAGATGAGGAAAATTCCCTCTCTAGCAAAGAAGCACCCATTGTGCTCTTAAAAAAGAAAGAAAATCCCCTCCTTAGTAAAGAGAACCTTGATCTCATTGCCCCGGGATTAGCGCATATTGGCATCATCCTGCCCTATAGTGCGCTACATGTTTTGCTGCTAGAGGGCTTGGATTTCCCTATTATCTTTACCAGTGCCAACAAAAGTGGCGAGCCCATCATCCATGACTATGAGACTTTGTGTCAAAAACTTGGCAATGTGGTGGATGGAGTGCTGGATTATGGCCGCGAGATCAAAAACCCCATCGAGGATTCGCTGGTGCAAAAAATCGCTGGAAAAATGCGCATCCTGCGCCTAGCCCGTGGCTTTGCCCCGCTTCATGTATCCATCCCTCAACTAGAAGAAAATTCTCAACTGCTAAAAAATTCTCAATTGAGAGAAAACTCCCAACCAGACTCACAGGCAGAAAGTTCCAAATCTCAGAAAAATCCCCAGGTGCTGCTTGGCATGGGGGCAGAGCAGAAGGTCACCGTGAGCTATCGTGAGCATGGGGAATTTTTGATTTCCCCAACCATCGGAGACTTGGACAATCCAGAGAGTCTACGCTCCTATGAGCATACGCTTGCATTTTTGCAAAAACTCTATCAACTTAGGCCCACAAAAATCATCAGTGACAAACATCCATCCTATCACTCCTATGAAATAAGTGCTAATTATTCTGCAAAAACTTCTATTTCATGGGAGCAAAAGCTCCATCATCTTGCGCATTTTCACGCGATTTTTGGGGATGCCATGCTGCAAAATCCTACCCTCCTTCCCCAAGAGGAGGTGCTTGGTGTCATCTGGGATGGCACGGGTCTAGGAGAGAATCTAGAGATTTGGGGAGGGGAATTTTTCTTAGGCAATCTAGAACAATCCCGCAGATGGGCACATTTCCAAGCCACTGCCATCTATGGAGGGGAGAGGGCTGCAAAGGAGATTTATAAAATCGCCTATAGCTTTGCAAAAGCATATGCAACTCCCAAACAAATTGCTGGGCTCAAGGAGAGCTATGCACAAAAATATGCCTATTTTGAAATCTTTGATAGCTCGATAGATAGGGGGATTTATGGATTTTTTAGCACCTCTGTGGGGAGGATGTTTGATGCACTGGCCGCTCTTTGTGAAATTTGTGAGCATAATAGCTATAATGCCCAGGCCCCCCTATGGCTAGAAGCCCTCTATCAACGGGAGTTTTATGGGATCTATGCAGTGAAAATAGAGGGGGGTATCATTGATGTGGGAGGGATTTTTGCAGGCATTTTCCAGGATCTAGATAGGGGGGTGCAGAGGGCAGTGATTGCGACCAAATTCATCGATACGCTTATAGAAATCATCTTCCAGCTTGCGCAAAAAAGCCATGTGAAGCATGTGCTTTTCTCTGGTGGAGTATTCATGAACAAAGCACTGTGTGAGGGAATTGTGCGGCGTTTTGTGGATTCTGGCATTTTGCTTTATTTTCATCTCTATCTGCCTAGCAATGATGCAAATATCTCCTTTGGCCAGGTGATGTGCTAG
- a CDS encoding DASS family sodium-coupled anion symporter has translation MLSKYWRFIAPILVGGGVLLVPAPESLSFDAWLYFAIFLSVVVGLVLEPLPGALIGLFGVCVLVWLKLGPSSSAGLQITAASAIKWGLSGFANVTVWLIFAAFMLGLGYEKSGLGKRIALLLVRTLGRTSLGLGYAIAIADGILAPFIPSNSARSGGTLYPIVSSIPPMLDSFPDRGARKVGAYLVWVSLAATCVTSSMFFTGLAPNLLAMETAIKGGFPGISWVGWFVAFAPCGILLFVLTPLLTYWIYPPQIKVSNEAPKWAAEELRKIGPMSVKEYLMIVLALFALVFWIGGKAFGVNATTVALSVVLGMLLCGIITWNDLLGNKSAWNVLAWFGSLVTLAGGLNNVGFLKWVAGFGGEYLKDFDPMVAFVGILVLFYLLHYFFASTTAHVTALLGLFMAVGANIPGIDAAELTLLMMLSLGIMGIITPYGTGPSPVWYGSGYVKSAEFWRLGLIFGMFYLVVFMVICVPWVHLYAHRFLSQ, from the coding sequence ATGTTGTCAAAATATTGGAGATTTATTGCGCCCATTCTTGTGGGTGGAGGGGTCTTACTAGTCCCTGCGCCAGAGAGCCTTAGCTTTGATGCCTGGCTTTATTTTGCTATCTTTTTGTCCGTAGTGGTGGGGCTGGTGCTAGAGCCCTTGCCTGGGGCTTTGATTGGTTTATTTGGGGTGTGTGTGCTAGTTTGGCTCAAGCTTGGGCCAAGCAGTTCTGCGGGCTTACAAATCACTGCTGCTTCTGCCATCAAATGGGGTTTATCAGGATTTGCCAATGTCACAGTTTGGCTGATTTTTGCAGCCTTTATGCTAGGACTTGGATATGAAAAAAGCGGCCTTGGCAAGCGCATCGCTCTACTTTTGGTAAGGACTTTGGGGCGCACGAGCTTAGGCCTTGGCTATGCCATCGCTATTGCTGATGGAATCCTAGCACCCTTCATCCCCTCCAATTCTGCGCGCAGCGGAGGTACGCTCTACCCCATTGTCTCTAGCATCCCTCCTATGCTAGATAGCTTCCCAGATAGGGGTGCAAGGAAGGTGGGTGCGTATTTGGTATGGGTGAGTTTGGCGGCTACTTGTGTGACTAGTTCGATGTTTTTCACAGGTCTAGCTCCCAATTTGCTAGCTATGGAGACAGCCATCAAGGGCGGATTTCCCGGGATTTCCTGGGTGGGGTGGTTTGTGGCATTTGCACCCTGTGGGATTTTGCTCTTTGTGCTCACACCCCTGCTTACCTATTGGATCTATCCGCCCCAAATCAAGGTCTCTAATGAAGCGCCAAAATGGGCAGCAGAGGAGCTGAGAAAAATCGGTCCTATGAGCGTGAAAGAATATCTCATGATTGTGCTAGCACTCTTTGCGCTGGTGTTTTGGATCGGGGGCAAGGCCTTTGGTGTGAATGCCACCACGGTGGCACTTAGCGTCGTGCTTGGCATGCTGCTTTGTGGCATTATCACTTGGAATGATCTTTTGGGAAACAAAAGTGCTTGGAATGTGTTGGCCTGGTTTGGGTCATTGGTCACTTTGGCAGGAGGCCTCAATAATGTGGGCTTTCTCAAATGGGTGGCGGGCTTTGGCGGGGAATATCTCAAAGATTTTGATCCTATGGTGGCCTTTGTGGGGATCTTGGTGCTTTTTTATTTGCTGCATTATTTCTTTGCTAGCACCACAGCACATGTGACTGCATTGCTTGGATTGTTTATGGCAGTGGGGGCAAATATCCCTGGCATTGATGCTGCAGAGCTAACACTCTTGATGATGCTCTCTCTTGGCATCATGGGAATCATCACTCCCTATGGCACGGGGCCAAGCCCGGTGTGGTATGGCAGCGGATATGTCAAAAGCGCAGAATTTTGGCGTCTTGGCCTAATCTTTGGGATGTTTTATCTGGTGGTGTTTATGGTCATCTGTGTTCCCTGGGTGCATCTCTATGCCCATAGATTCTTAAGCCAGTGA
- a CDS encoding ankyrin repeat domain-containing protein, with amino-acid sequence MARSFDFAREDDTESLKIMLDYGLNVNLANHKGDSLLMLASYHNSLECARLLLERGAFVDQKNNRNQTPLAGVCFKGYYEMAELLLKHGAKVDEGSGLTPLNCAIMFQRREILDLLLKHSGKKLGFWQKIFVKISMLFAKKT; translated from the coding sequence GTGGCTCGTAGTTTTGACTTTGCCAGAGAAGATGACACAGAGAGTCTCAAAATCATGCTAGATTATGGATTGAATGTCAATCTTGCCAATCATAAGGGCGATAGCCTGCTTATGCTAGCAAGCTATCACAATAGCCTAGAATGCGCGCGCTTGCTTCTTGAGCGTGGAGCCTTTGTGGATCAAAAAAACAATCGCAATCAAACCCCCCTTGCTGGGGTCTGCTTCAAGGGGTATTATGAGATGGCAGAGCTGCTTTTGAAGCATGGGGCCAAGGTCGATGAGGGAAGTGGTCTAACGCCGCTAAATTGTGCCATCATGTTCCAGCGAAGGGAGATCTTAGATCTCTTACTAAAGCACAGCGGCAAGAAGCTGGGGTTTTGGCAAAAGATCTTTGTAAAAATCTCTATGCTCTTTGCCAAAAAGACATAA
- the purN gene encoding phosphoribosylglycinamide formyltransferase has protein sequence MHHLPCVGNLCEILLQENKAKPTPGGILYNVSKNLEAPLSRILHPIRVVILFSGNGSNMQNLIEKLHQKTFFLQNKQVRLEILAGICNQKDAYGIKRLEAMGIPCTLLLHQDFASRQDFDDALMSHLEHLGVDLVLLAGFMRILTPKFCQSFRILNLHPSLLPKFKGAHGMRQSFESEERVAGVSVHWVNEELDGGEIVLQKSLVKIPGERFEDFEERIHALEYEAYPEAVLLALHAII, from the coding sequence TTGCATCATCTTCCTTGTGTGGGAAATTTGTGTGAGATTCTACTACAAGAAAATAAAGCCAAACCAACTCCAGGTGGAATTTTGTATAATGTTTCCAAAAATTTAGAGGCCCCCTTGAGTCGTATTTTGCATCCTATAAGAGTTGTTATTCTTTTTAGTGGAAATGGGAGCAATATGCAAAATCTCATAGAGAAATTGCATCAAAAAACCTTCTTTCTGCAAAACAAGCAAGTGAGATTAGAGATCCTTGCTGGAATTTGCAACCAAAAAGATGCCTATGGCATCAAGCGCTTGGAGGCTATGGGGATCCCCTGCACACTCCTTTTGCATCAAGATTTTGCATCCCGCCAGGATTTTGATGATGCGCTAATGTCGCATCTAGAGCATTTGGGGGTGGATTTGGTGCTGCTTGCAGGATTTATGCGCATCTTGACTCCAAAATTTTGTCAGAGTTTTAGGATTCTCAATCTCCATCCCTCCTTGCTCCCAAAATTCAAAGGTGCTCATGGCATGCGCCAGAGCTTTGAGAGTGAGGAAAGGGTTGCTGGGGTGAGTGTGCACTGGGTGAATGAAGAGCTAGATGGCGGGGAGATTGTTTTGCAAAAAAGTCTTGTAAAAATCCCAGGGGAGCGCTTTGAGGATTTTGAGGAGCGCATCCATGCGCTAGAATATGAGGCCTATCCTGAGGCCGTGTTACTGGCATTGCATGCCATCATCTAA
- a CDS encoding cation:proton antiporter, translating to MFHHLITFSLISISIGVAPFLSKITHIPIVVVEMLLGTLGVYYGIFESSDAVDIFAKIGFLFLMFLCGMEVNLRDFRQLGKSFLKYTIFYFVLLYAGAFLLVLFFGLPSIFVAALPVMSLGMIMALIREYGKEEAWLSIALKTGIVGELLSIGALVFINGIYSHGFTFELYKILLVLFGFVAIISGMFMLVKILFWWFPNFKTFIMPHHDDTQNQDIRFSMMLFFVLIVVVMWLSLENVLGAFLAGMIIVTFFPYKHELIHKLNDIGFGFFIPLFFINVGMTLKLEMIFHNPKLLYDGFLIALAMLFLRLVATKIAFYKYFPQMRDVLLYALGHAMPLTFLVATAALGLKLGAMNEDTYYAFLLAAIFEGVVFSIFIKVIFLFWKKKNQH from the coding sequence ATTTTTCATCATCTCATCACATTTTCCCTCATCTCCATCTCCATTGGGGTCGCGCCATTTTTGAGTAAGATCACCCATATTCCCATTGTGGTGGTGGAGATGCTACTTGGCACTCTGGGCGTGTATTATGGAATTTTTGAAAGCAGCGATGCGGTGGATATTTTTGCCAAGATTGGATTTTTGTTTTTGATGTTTTTATGCGGCATGGAAGTGAATCTGCGGGATTTCCGCCAGCTTGGTAAAAGCTTTTTGAAATACACCATATTTTATTTTGTATTGCTTTATGCGGGGGCTTTTTTGCTGGTGCTGTTTTTTGGTCTGCCCAGTATTTTTGTAGCAGCACTGCCAGTGATGAGTCTTGGTATGATTATGGCGCTGATTCGTGAATATGGCAAAGAAGAGGCCTGGCTTAGTATCGCACTGAAAACAGGCATTGTTGGGGAGCTACTTAGCATCGGAGCCTTGGTATTTATTAATGGGATTTATTCTCATGGATTTACCTTTGAGCTTTATAAAATCTTGCTAGTGCTTTTTGGTTTTGTGGCAATTATTAGCGGGATGTTTATGCTGGTGAAGATTTTATTTTGGTGGTTCCCCAATTTCAAAACCTTCATCATGCCCCATCATGATGATACGCAAAATCAAGACATTCGCTTTTCGATGATGTTGTTTTTTGTATTGATTGTTGTGGTGATGTGGCTGAGCCTAGAGAATGTGCTGGGGGCATTTTTGGCAGGGATGATTATCGTGACATTTTTCCCCTACAAGCATGAGCTCATCCACAAACTCAATGACATTGGCTTTGGTTTTTTTATCCCATTGTTTTTCATTAATGTGGGCATGACGCTAAAGCTTGAGATGATTTTTCACAATCCCAAATTGCTCTATGATGGCTTTTTAATCGCACTTGCAATGTTGTTTCTGCGCCTTGTGGCTACAAAGATTGCTTTTTACAAATATTTTCCCCAGATGCGAGATGTGCTGCTCTATGCGCTTGGCCATGCCATGCCCCTAACTTTTTTGGTGGCCACTGCAGCATTGGGGCTCAAGCTTGGCGCTATGAATGAGGATACATATTATGCATTTTTGTTGGCTGCAATATTTGAGGGTGTGGTGTTTTCCATCTTCATTAAGGTGATTTTTCTTTTTTGGAAAAAGAAAAATCAACATTGA
- a CDS encoding 2,3,4,5-tetrahydropyridine-2,6-carboxylate N-succinyltransferase, which translates to METFKKFVEKHQARECLGFGVARVDLGKRGNVLCATYPVLNWKENFGSYAVFDACKKSATLVSQSQDEAIYSLNLACINEALEIFAPFLPEALRDPESHRNIQVLLELKKILSLPKQNQVDYRLVFLYADAPCKSVESAYMKLLALSLGKAPLRSLHLDGIFGLLSNVAWSGNKPYELEDLRQNEIAWKLSGTYPHIDFVDKFPRYLMQVIPQYDNIRILDSAKTRFGAYLGKGGYTQMPGASYVNFNAGVEGACMNEGRISSSVIIGEGSDVGGGASILGVLSGGNSEPISIGRNCLLGVNSSTGISLGDGCIVDGGIAVLSGTVFEIQEQEAQKIQALNPSFLIHENGLYKGRELSGLHGLHFRQDSKSGKMVAFKSNQEITLNKDLH; encoded by the coding sequence ATGGAAACATTTAAGAAATTTGTGGAAAAACATCAAGCAAGGGAATGTCTAGGATTTGGGGTTGCTAGGGTGGATCTTGGGAAGAGGGGAAATGTACTCTGTGCCACGTATCCAGTGCTCAATTGGAAGGAAAATTTTGGAAGTTATGCAGTCTTTGATGCTTGCAAAAAATCCGCTACTCTTGTTAGCCAGTCACAAGATGAGGCGATTTATTCCCTCAATCTTGCATGCATCAATGAGGCTCTAGAGATTTTTGCACCCTTTTTGCCAGAAGCACTAAGAGACCCAGAGAGTCATAGAAACATCCAAGTGCTTTTAGAACTAAAAAAAATTCTCTCTTTGCCAAAGCAAAATCAAGTGGATTATCGTTTGGTGTTTTTGTATGCAGATGCTCCGTGCAAAAGCGTAGAGAGTGCCTATATGAAGCTGCTTGCACTTTCCCTTGGCAAGGCCCCTTTGCGCAGCCTCCATCTGGATGGGATTTTTGGATTGCTAAGCAATGTGGCTTGGAGTGGCAATAAACCCTATGAATTAGAGGATTTGCGCCAAAATGAGATTGCCTGGAAGCTCTCTGGGACTTATCCGCATATTGATTTTGTTGATAAATTTCCGCGCTATCTCATGCAGGTGATCCCCCAATATGACAATATCAGAATCCTAGATAGCGCAAAAACTCGCTTTGGCGCTTATCTGGGCAAGGGTGGCTATACACAAATGCCCGGTGCGAGCTATGTAAACTTCAATGCAGGGGTGGAGGGAGCTTGTATGAATGAGGGGCGCATCTCTTCTTCAGTCATCATCGGTGAGGGTAGTGATGTAGGAGGTGGTGCGAGTATTTTGGGAGTATTAAGCGGTGGGAATTCTGAGCCAATTTCCATTGGTAGAAATTGTCTTTTGGGCGTGAATAGCTCCACAGGCATCAGCCTAGGAGATGGCTGTATTGTCGATGGTGGGATTGCTGTGCTCTCTGGGACGGTTTTTGAGATCCAAGAACAAGAGGCCCAAAAGATCCAAGCACTCAACCCCAGTTTCCTCATCCACGAAAATGGACTCTACAAGGGTCGCGAACTCTCTGGGCTGCATGGGCTGCATTTCAGACAGGATAGCAAGAGTGGCAAGATGGTCGCATTCAAAAGCAACCAAGAAATCACATTAAACAAAGATCTGCATTGA
- a CDS encoding tetratricopeptide repeat protein, with protein sequence MKKVLIALVLIFGFCLAEDLPSNQGMGVQDTPKPPTIAPNPKPDQRKIPLDNPPKGNPLSTPKSAKTFLDFGLDAAKKGDYKSAFRFFTQACDNGNPAGCFAIGTMYMNGVGIQTNIQKAERYYQMGCSGGDPTACSSLAKIYDYKEQASANDKEKAAQLYMTACQGGDIMACNNIAYMYANGDGVPKDYFKALQYYKFSCDAGSDLGCYNLGLMSNTNNVYGYDRANLTIVDLNYIACNAGDITGCANLGWIYANGLGGAPVSYYYAAHYFNIACNSGNLSGCNNLGVLYQKGLGVTQDTNRALDLFGYTCNLGYQMGCDNYRIFKQQLTGNRTNPGSFFFPNDPKLGKLPNIGRTPPPPR encoded by the coding sequence ATGAAGAAAGTTTTAATCGCTTTAGTGTTAATTTTTGGTTTTTGCTTGGCCGAGGACTTGCCTAGCAACCAGGGCATGGGAGTGCAGGACACACCAAAGCCTCCCACCATCGCGCCAAATCCCAAGCCAGATCAAAGAAAAATCCCCCTAGATAATCCTCCCAAGGGCAATCCCCTCTCCACTCCAAAAAGTGCTAAAACCTTCCTAGATTTCGGGCTTGATGCTGCCAAAAAAGGCGATTATAAATCAGCCTTTCGCTTTTTCACCCAGGCCTGTGATAATGGAAATCCCGCAGGCTGCTTTGCTATTGGCACCATGTATATGAATGGCGTGGGCATCCAAACCAACATTCAAAAAGCAGAGCGCTATTATCAAATGGGCTGCTCAGGGGGAGATCCTACCGCGTGTTCGAGTCTGGCTAAGATCTATGATTACAAAGAACAAGCAAGCGCCAATGACAAAGAAAAAGCAGCGCAGCTCTACATGACTGCCTGTCAGGGTGGGGACATCATGGCATGTAACAATATTGCCTACATGTATGCCAATGGAGATGGCGTGCCAAAGGATTATTTCAAAGCCTTGCAGTACTATAAATTTTCCTGCGATGCTGGCAGCGATCTGGGATGCTACAACCTCGGACTTATGAGCAACACCAATAATGTCTATGGTTATGATCGTGCCAATCTCACCATCGTAGATCTCAATTACATCGCCTGCAATGCCGGGGATATCACAGGCTGTGCCAATCTTGGCTGGATTTATGCCAATGGCCTAGGAGGAGCGCCAGTGAGCTATTATTATGCCGCGCATTATTTCAACATCGCCTGCAATTCTGGAAATCTTAGCGGATGCAATAATCTTGGCGTGCTCTATCAAAAAGGCCTTGGTGTCACCCAGGATACCAACAGAGCATTAGATCTCTTTGGCTATACCTGCAATCTAGGCTATCAAATGGGCTGTGATAATTATCGCATCTTCAAGCAGCAACTTACAGGTAATCGCACAAATCCTGGTTCTTTTTTCTTCCCCAATGATCCAAAGCTGGGGAAATTGCCAAACATTGGCAGAACCCCTCCACCACCTAGATAA